A region from the Pontixanthobacter aestiaquae genome encodes:
- a CDS encoding alpha/beta hydrolase has product MSGQVLSVETYVEEWSEAEQKWVRVVEGADRFAAALPKRAAQSDAIAAYGPFRAIDQHNAELVGVTDRASPTDFAALLADFPGIKTLKLVEAPGTDDDLANMKLGRLIRAAGIETHVPHGGSVRSGAVELFLAGANRRIDDGAEFAVHSWIDAHGRQPQDFAMDAAPNRMYLDYYREMGMSADEAVKFYAMTNSVGYSDAKWLTAQDMRGWIGQEKAIPATLAGTTVKPGFVLAAATENRYQVKAEPKIAYLDLDALLP; this is encoded by the coding sequence GTGTCTGGGCAGGTGTTGTCGGTCGAGACATATGTTGAAGAATGGAGCGAGGCAGAGCAGAAATGGGTGCGCGTAGTAGAAGGTGCGGATCGCTTCGCAGCGGCGTTACCCAAACGCGCCGCGCAATCCGATGCGATTGCCGCTTACGGCCCCTTCCGAGCGATTGACCAGCATAACGCAGAATTGGTCGGCGTTACCGATCGCGCTTCGCCGACAGATTTCGCAGCGCTTCTTGCCGACTTCCCGGGGATCAAGACATTGAAGCTGGTTGAAGCGCCGGGCACCGATGATGACCTCGCTAATATGAAACTTGGGCGGCTGATCCGCGCGGCAGGTATCGAAACGCATGTACCCCACGGCGGTTCGGTCCGTTCGGGCGCGGTCGAGCTGTTCCTCGCAGGTGCGAATCGCCGGATCGACGATGGCGCAGAGTTTGCAGTGCATTCATGGATCGACGCCCATGGCCGCCAGCCGCAGGATTTTGCAATGGATGCCGCCCCGAACCGCATGTATCTCGACTATTACCGCGAAATGGGCATGAGTGCGGACGAAGCGGTCAAGTTCTACGCGATGACCAATTCGGTCGGCTATTCGGACGCTAAGTGGCTGACAGCGCAGGATATGCGCGGCTGGATTGGTCAGGAAAAGGCGATCCCAGCTACACTTGCAGGGACAACTGTGAAACCCGGATTCGTTTTAGCGGCCGCGACTGAAAATCGCTACCAAGTGAAGGCAGAACCCAAGATTGCGTATCTTGACTTAGACGCGCTCCTCCCTTAA
- the rpmH gene encoding 50S ribosomal protein L34 — translation MKRTFQPSNLVRARRHGFFARKKTVGGRKVLRARRARGRKKLSA, via the coding sequence ATGAAGCGTACTTTTCAGCCCAGCAATCTCGTGCGTGCCCGTCGTCACGGTTTCTTCGCGCGCAAGAAAACTGTCGGTGGCCGCAAAGTCCTCCGCGCTCGCCGCGCACGCGGTCGGAAAAAACTCAGCGCTTAA
- the rnpA gene encoding ribonuclease P protein component, with amino-acid sequence MTETLPSKPTVISQRRDFLAANAGIRVARPGFVLLARPNGGLGKRYGITVTKRIGNAVVRNRMKRRFRELLWDALPDMGLPDHDHILIGRDRGVERDFDTLKTELHAALKRASEGKTDPPRKHGSGPRKGNRR; translated from the coding sequence GTGACCGAAACGCTTCCCTCCAAACCCACCGTGATTTCCCAACGACGCGATTTCCTCGCGGCGAACGCTGGTATTCGCGTTGCGCGGCCCGGTTTTGTTTTGTTGGCTCGTCCGAATGGAGGGCTGGGCAAGCGCTACGGCATCACTGTTACCAAGCGAATCGGCAATGCGGTGGTCCGCAACCGGATGAAACGCCGGTTTCGCGAATTGCTGTGGGATGCACTGCCGGACATGGGACTTCCCGATCATGATCACATTCTGATTGGCCGTGATCGCGGGGTCGAGCGCGATTTCGACACTCTCAAGACCGAACTGCATGCCGCGCTGAAGCGCGCTTCCGAAGGCAAAACCGATCCGCCCAGAAAGCATGGGAGCGGGCCTCGCAAGGGCAATCGTCGCTGA
- the yidD gene encoding membrane protein insertion efficiency factor YidD, whose protein sequence is MKTIFIWIARAWQLGPSRILPPTCRFAPSCSEYAIQALGKYGAIKGGWLALKRILRCHPWGGHGHDPVP, encoded by the coding sequence GTGAAAACCATCTTCATCTGGATTGCCCGTGCTTGGCAGCTTGGTCCTTCGCGGATTTTGCCGCCGACATGCCGGTTTGCTCCGTCATGTAGCGAATATGCGATTCAGGCGCTTGGCAAGTATGGCGCAATCAAGGGTGGATGGTTGGCGCTTAAGCGTATATTGCGCTGCCACCCTTGGGGGGGACATGGCCATGATCCGGTACCTTGA
- the yidC gene encoding membrane protein insertase YidC encodes MDNQRNLLLAVVLCGLMLVGWEAGMSYFYPDRNVTPTEEVVATAPDGTAVSAPATTVAGSTDLGDSAAPVAAQPVDLDSALNAGERITIDSPEVLGTINTVGARLDDITLKTHRQTVDKDSDNVRIFSPKGTDEQHYARFGWLGEGVNVPQADTLWQASGGTLTQDNPVTLRHDNGEGQLFTIEFAIDEHYMITAKQTVANTGAGPIVVRPYGLIDRTSSSASDDLFNVHSGPIGNFGDAVQFGPDYDDLAEDSNEGKTEGRVHWIGFTDVYWLSALIPAEGSDTDATFRSQGNDIFRADMFYQPFTVAPGTQVARTTQLFAGAKETAVLDAYEDAGVDKFGKSVDWGWFEIIAWPIWWLLTHLFALVGNFGLAIIGLTVLIRLVLFPIAQKQFASMAAMKAIQPKMKAIQERYKDDKQKQQQEIMALYKKEKVNPLAGCLPILIQIPIFFALYKVLILAIEMRHQPFVLWLKDLSAPDPATILNLFGYLPFEVPSLLAIGPLAILLGVTMWLTFKMNPTAMDPIQQQIFNIMPWMLMFVMAPFAAGLLLYWVTNNVLTLAQQTYLYSKHPQLRAAAEKEKADKAAAAAREVKE; translated from the coding sequence TTGGATAATCAGCGTAATCTTCTGCTCGCGGTGGTGCTTTGCGGCCTTATGCTTGTCGGCTGGGAAGCGGGTATGAGCTATTTCTACCCCGACCGGAATGTCACCCCGACGGAAGAGGTTGTTGCGACGGCGCCTGACGGTACTGCCGTTTCAGCGCCTGCCACAACCGTTGCCGGATCGACCGATCTGGGCGACTCCGCCGCCCCCGTTGCCGCGCAGCCCGTTGATCTGGACAGCGCGCTGAACGCCGGTGAACGTATTACTATCGATTCGCCCGAAGTCCTCGGCACGATCAACACGGTCGGCGCACGGCTTGACGACATCACTCTGAAAACGCACCGGCAGACGGTTGATAAAGACAGCGACAATGTCCGCATTTTCTCGCCCAAAGGCACGGACGAGCAACATTACGCGCGCTTCGGCTGGCTCGGTGAAGGCGTCAACGTACCGCAGGCCGACACCCTATGGCAGGCGTCTGGCGGCACTTTGACGCAGGATAACCCCGTCACATTGCGCCACGACAATGGCGAAGGGCAGCTGTTCACAATCGAGTTCGCGATTGACGAGCATTACATGATCACCGCCAAGCAAACGGTGGCAAACACTGGCGCGGGTCCGATTGTTGTACGCCCCTATGGCCTGATCGACCGGACCAGCAGCAGCGCCAGCGACGATCTGTTCAATGTGCACTCCGGCCCGATTGGCAATTTCGGCGACGCAGTGCAGTTTGGTCCGGACTATGACGATCTCGCTGAGGACTCGAATGAAGGCAAGACCGAAGGCCGTGTCCACTGGATCGGCTTCACCGACGTTTACTGGCTGTCTGCGCTGATCCCTGCAGAAGGCAGCGATACCGACGCGACGTTCCGGTCGCAGGGCAATGATATTTTCCGCGCGGACATGTTCTATCAGCCGTTTACAGTCGCGCCAGGCACTCAGGTGGCACGCACCACGCAATTATTTGCGGGCGCCAAGGAAACCGCGGTTCTCGATGCCTATGAGGATGCCGGAGTCGATAAGTTCGGCAAGTCGGTCGATTGGGGCTGGTTCGAGATTATCGCATGGCCGATCTGGTGGCTGCTGACGCATCTGTTCGCGCTGGTCGGCAATTTCGGCCTCGCGATTATCGGCCTGACCGTGCTGATCCGTCTGGTGCTGTTCCCCATCGCGCAGAAACAATTCGCATCGATGGCAGCGATGAAGGCGATCCAGCCTAAGATGAAGGCGATCCAGGAACGCTACAAAGACGACAAGCAAAAGCAGCAGCAAGAGATTATGGCGCTGTATAAGAAGGAGAAGGTCAATCCGCTCGCGGGCTGCCTGCCTATCCTGATCCAGATTCCGATCTTCTTCGCGCTGTATAAGGTTCTGATACTGGCGATTGAAATGCGTCATCAGCCCTTCGTGCTGTGGCTCAAGGATCTGTCCGCTCCCGATCCGGCGACTATCCTGAACCTGTTCGGCTATCTGCCGTTTGAAGTTCCCAGCCTTCTGGCGATTGGCCCGCTCGCGATTCTGCTGGGTGTCACCATGTGGCTGACGTTCAAAATGAACCCGACCGCGATGGACCCGATCCAGCAGCAAATCTTCAACATCATGCCGTGGATGCTGATGTTTGTGATGGCGCCGTTCGCGGCTGGACTGCTGCTGTACTGGGTTACCAACAATGTGCTGACGCTGGCGCAGCAGACCTATCTCTATTCGAAGCACCCGCAATTGAGGGCTGCGGCTGAGAAAGAGAAGGCTGACAAAGCGGCGGCGGCTGCGCGTGAAGTGAAAGAGTAA
- the yihA gene encoding ribosome biogenesis GTP-binding protein YihA/YsxC, producing MKALSPEELEAQEEAERIELAKRASRLFSGRVDFLLSAPQLKFLPEPTVPEIAFCGRSNVGKSSLLNAITGRKAIARASVTPGRTQELNIFEVGDPTLFRLVDMPGYGFAKAPLKVVEQWKKLIKTYLRGRQVLNRTLMLVDARHGLKDVDREMMTMLDEAAVSYRVVLTKADKIKASALDAVTAKVAEEAAKHVAAFPEMHVTSSEKGMGIEALRAAVLGDAAV from the coding sequence ATGAAGGCCCTCAGCCCCGAAGAGCTTGAAGCACAAGAGGAAGCCGAGCGGATCGAGCTGGCCAAACGTGCGTCCAGGCTGTTCTCGGGCCGGGTCGACTTTCTGCTTTCCGCGCCGCAACTGAAATTTCTGCCCGAACCAACGGTCCCGGAAATCGCCTTTTGCGGGCGCTCCAATGTCGGCAAGTCGAGCCTGCTCAACGCGATTACGGGCCGCAAAGCCATCGCACGCGCTTCGGTAACGCCCGGCCGGACGCAGGAGCTCAATATCTTCGAAGTCGGTGACCCCACGCTGTTCCGGCTGGTCGATATGCCGGGTTACGGCTTTGCCAAGGCCCCACTCAAAGTGGTCGAGCAGTGGAAGAAGCTGATCAAGACCTATCTGCGCGGGCGGCAAGTGCTCAACCGCACACTGATGTTGGTCGATGCGCGCCATGGCCTCAAAGATGTCGATCGCGAGATGATGACGATGCTCGACGAAGCCGCCGTCAGCTACCGCGTGGTTTTGACCAAAGCCGACAAGATCAAAGCCAGCGCGCTCGATGCCGTGACCGCGAAGGTCGCCGAAGAAGCGGCAAAGCATGTCGCCGCGTTTCCGGAGATGCACGTAACCAGCTCCGAAAAGGGCATGGGCATCGAGGCACTGCGAGCGGCGGTGCTCGGGGATGCCGCGGTCTAG
- a CDS encoding thiol-disulfide oxidoreductase DCC family protein: MTKSVTVWFDGGCPLCIREISLMKRLDRKGAIDFVDVSGAAPRACPIDRAALLKRFHASENGELLSGAEAFGAMWRAIPLLRPLGLLARNRSVLWLLNFFYDQFLKVRPQIQRWAGK, translated from the coding sequence ATGACAAAGAGCGTAACAGTTTGGTTTGATGGCGGTTGCCCGCTTTGCATCAGGGAAATCAGCCTGATGAAGAGGCTGGACCGGAAAGGTGCCATCGATTTCGTGGATGTGTCGGGAGCTGCGCCACGCGCATGCCCTATCGACAGGGCGGCCTTGCTAAAACGCTTTCACGCAAGCGAGAATGGCGAGCTGCTGTCAGGAGCCGAAGCATTTGGAGCCATGTGGCGCGCTATACCGCTTTTGAGGCCGCTTGGCTTGCTTGCCCGAAACCGCTCAGTGCTCTGGTTGCTGAACTTCTTTTACGATCAGTTCTTGAAAGTCAGGCCGCAAATTCAGCGTTGGGCAGGCAAGTAG
- a CDS encoding acyl-CoA dehydrogenase family protein, with protein MNLDVDPKLQEFREEVRSFFAKDYPKDILAKVAAGASLTTPEVRKAEMALGAKGWLASAWPKEHGGPGWGIEEQYIFDEELERAGAPTVTPMGVVYVGPVVYTFGTEEQQAQWLPGIADGSVGWAQGYSEPEAGSDLASLQFSAVRDGDEYVLNGTKIWTSAANHADWIFLLTRTSQEAKKQMGITFICAELDQPGVTVKPIISIDGKYHLSQCDFEDVRVPVTNRIGEEGKGWTYSQYLLGNERTSYARIGGKRSQLANIRAIASEIPTGGNQRLIEDITFASRLSAAEIKVDALEITTLRVLCSVKDGGSPGNEASILKIMATELAQEITGLFVVAAAEHGMRKFGDSVSPEWTGQSAFAAPGVASYLGARAQSIYGGTNEIQRNIIAKRVLGL; from the coding sequence ATGAACCTCGATGTTGACCCAAAGCTGCAAGAGTTTCGCGAGGAGGTTCGGTCGTTCTTCGCGAAAGACTATCCCAAGGATATTCTGGCGAAAGTCGCTGCGGGTGCCAGCCTGACCACACCCGAAGTGCGCAAAGCCGAAATGGCGCTGGGCGCTAAAGGTTGGCTCGCCAGCGCATGGCCGAAGGAACATGGCGGCCCGGGTTGGGGAATCGAAGAACAATATATTTTCGACGAGGAACTGGAGCGCGCGGGCGCGCCCACGGTTACCCCGATGGGCGTCGTCTATGTCGGGCCGGTGGTCTATACGTTCGGCACTGAAGAACAGCAGGCGCAGTGGTTGCCGGGCATCGCCGACGGCTCTGTCGGATGGGCACAGGGCTATAGCGAACCGGAAGCGGGATCAGACCTTGCCTCGCTGCAATTCTCCGCAGTGCGCGATGGCGATGAATATGTGCTCAATGGCACGAAAATCTGGACCTCCGCCGCGAACCATGCCGACTGGATTTTCCTGCTGACGCGCACTTCGCAAGAAGCGAAAAAGCAGATGGGCATCACGTTCATCTGCGCGGAGCTGGATCAGCCGGGTGTGACGGTGAAGCCGATCATCTCCATCGATGGCAAATACCATCTGAGCCAATGCGATTTCGAGGATGTACGCGTACCGGTCACCAACCGCATTGGCGAGGAAGGCAAAGGCTGGACGTATTCGCAATATCTGCTGGGTAACGAACGCACATCCTATGCCCGCATCGGCGGTAAGCGCAGCCAGCTCGCCAATATCAGAGCCATCGCATCAGAAATACCGACCGGCGGCAACCAGCGCTTGATTGAAGACATCACCTTCGCTTCCCGCCTAAGCGCGGCGGAGATCAAGGTCGATGCGCTAGAGATCACGACTTTGAGAGTGCTATGCTCAGTCAAGGATGGCGGATCGCCAGGCAATGAAGCGTCGATCCTGAAAATCATGGCGACCGAATTGGCGCAGGAAATCACCGGCCTGTTCGTGGTTGCCGCTGCTGAGCACGGCATGCGGAAATTCGGCGACAGCGTCAGCCCCGAATGGACCGGCCAGTCTGCCTTCGCCGCGCCAGGTGTTGCAAGCTATCTCGGCGCAAGGGCACAGAGCATTTACGGTGGTACCAACGAAATTCAGCGCAATATCATCGCGAAACGGGTGTTGGGATTATGA
- a CDS encoding sel1 repeat family protein — MILFGAYLFGTSPVQAQTASNAAIECRENSAMAACVAKAEAMIAKRQFRQAADYLQPACERGSVPACDALWPILLEDKYGLNDSARFYSVFGKSCQAGAMATCDNGSLVASGGFVGEWSGSYVDYRRIRAFAEPGCAQNLVNSCYGMTLLLLTPDSPSYQLDKGLQFARKACDLGLLLACTAGSDVINTLDNFEAAKRSADLYAMNKKACDARQTVYCAGLANIGTMASRVGQQGAVNAWHMFMVDQGISSGDWGASVSYAVNEARSPAATRYAVESAAAAGRMRDLGQNDLYSVQNFYSGTKAGRLASSELSRRANQRAAASAASSSTGVLPCNSECQRQIFIKDNTPLRCYVKDGRRICNK; from the coding sequence ATGATACTGTTCGGGGCATATCTGTTCGGCACGTCTCCGGTCCAAGCGCAAACTGCCTCAAATGCAGCCATCGAATGCCGCGAAAATAGCGCAATGGCAGCCTGTGTTGCCAAAGCGGAGGCAATGATTGCGAAGCGCCAATTTCGCCAAGCAGCAGACTATCTCCAACCCGCCTGCGAACGCGGCTCCGTGCCTGCATGTGATGCGTTATGGCCCATCTTGCTGGAGGACAAATATGGGCTGAACGATAGCGCCCGCTTCTATTCTGTGTTCGGCAAATCCTGCCAAGCCGGCGCAATGGCCACGTGCGACAACGGTTCGCTGGTGGCATCGGGCGGCTTCGTGGGTGAATGGAGTGGCTCTTACGTGGATTATCGCCGCATTCGCGCTTTCGCCGAGCCGGGCTGCGCGCAGAATCTGGTAAACTCTTGCTACGGCATGACCCTATTGCTTTTAACTCCAGACTCGCCTTCATATCAGCTTGATAAAGGCCTCCAGTTCGCCCGCAAAGCCTGCGATCTGGGGCTATTGCTTGCCTGTACTGCAGGCAGTGACGTGATCAATACGCTGGACAATTTCGAAGCGGCAAAGCGGTCCGCTGATCTCTATGCGATGAATAAAAAAGCCTGTGATGCACGGCAGACAGTCTATTGCGCAGGACTGGCCAATATCGGCACAATGGCCAGCCGCGTGGGCCAGCAAGGCGCCGTCAATGCCTGGCATATGTTTATGGTCGATCAAGGCATCAGTTCTGGCGATTGGGGCGCATCGGTATCCTATGCCGTCAATGAGGCGCGATCACCGGCGGCTACACGCTATGCCGTCGAAAGCGCTGCTGCGGCGGGCCGGATGCGGGATTTGGGACAGAATGATCTTTACTCAGTCCAGAATTTTTACTCCGGCACGAAAGCGGGCAGACTGGCGAGCAGCGAGCTTTCCAGACGGGCCAACCAGCGTGCAGCCGCGAGTGCAGCAAGCAGCAGCACTGGTGTGTTGCCATGCAATAGCGAATGCCAACGTCAAATATTCATCAAGGACAACACCCCGCTTCGCTGTTACGTCAAGGACGGCAGGCGCATCTGCAATAAATAA
- a CDS encoding VOC family protein: MTLRPFHLAFPVNDLAAAREFYGGLLGCAEGRSSNQWIDFNFYGHQIVAHLSEDGSGDALKNPVDGHGVPVPHFGIVLAMEDWKALAEKLREAGTQFEIEPTIRFEGKPGEQATMFFRDPAGNALEMKAFASDDMLFAG; this comes from the coding sequence ATGACCCTACGCCCGTTCCACCTTGCCTTTCCCGTCAATGATCTTGCTGCAGCGCGCGAGTTTTACGGCGGTCTGCTCGGCTGCGCGGAAGGAAGGTCATCAAATCAATGGATCGACTTCAATTTCTACGGTCACCAGATCGTGGCGCATCTCTCCGAAGATGGCAGCGGAGACGCGCTCAAGAACCCCGTCGATGGCCACGGCGTCCCCGTCCCGCATTTCGGCATTGTCTTGGCAATGGAGGACTGGAAAGCACTAGCCGAAAAACTGCGCGAAGCAGGCACACAGTTCGAAATCGAGCCGACCATCCGCTTCGAAGGCAAACCCGGTGAACAAGCGACAATGTTCTTCCGCGATCCGGCAGGCAACGCGCTGGAAATGAAAGCCTTTGCCAGCGACGATATGCTGTTCGCCGGTTGA
- a CDS encoding glutathione S-transferase family protein, giving the protein MKLIIGNKNYSSWSLRGWLAVKQSGLHFDEILVNIGGEEWATAKKESGEIMPAGKVPILWDGETVIWDSLAIMEYCGDKVGRDRFWPKDETARGMARSMVAEMHSSYMSLRRECPMNMRKRFDGVNISEDTKGDIVRILTLWAEARARFGQGGPYLFGTFGAADIFYAPIVSRFLTYGIGVPGFAEAYMQAIWEHEWMQQWLTSAEDEQWVLEQYETNASAK; this is encoded by the coding sequence ATGAAGCTGATCATCGGCAACAAGAACTATTCAAGCTGGTCGCTGCGCGGCTGGCTGGCGGTCAAGCAATCTGGTCTCCATTTTGACGAGATCCTCGTCAATATTGGCGGCGAGGAATGGGCGACTGCCAAGAAGGAATCGGGCGAGATTATGCCTGCGGGCAAAGTGCCGATCCTGTGGGATGGCGAGACGGTGATCTGGGATAGTCTCGCGATTATGGAATATTGCGGCGATAAGGTCGGCCGCGACCGCTTCTGGCCCAAAGATGAAACCGCACGCGGTATGGCGCGATCCATGGTTGCCGAAATGCACAGCAGCTACATGTCGCTGCGGCGCGAATGCCCGATGAATATGCGTAAGCGTTTCGACGGCGTAAATATCAGCGAGGATACCAAAGGCGATATCGTCCGCATTCTGACGCTGTGGGCAGAGGCGCGGGCGCGCTTCGGTCAAGGCGGTCCCTATCTGTTTGGAACCTTCGGTGCAGCCGACATATTTTACGCGCCAATTGTCAGCCGTTTTCTGACGTATGGCATAGGCGTTCCCGGGTTTGCCGAGGCTTATATGCAAGCGATATGGGAACATGAATGGATGCAGCAATGGCTGACCAGTGCAGAGGACGAGCAGTGGGTACTCGAACAATACGAAACGAACGCTTCGGCAAAATAG
- a CDS encoding S1/P1 nuclease — MGTRTIRNERFGKIGSFCAALALVFSSLIPSQALAWGGYGHRTTGEIALANVKPETRRAIAQLLEYEKQLGTPECRLATLADATVWPDCVRRTRWRWGYTAAWHYRTTPICEAYEPWKNCSGGNCVTAQIERSQRLLADESLPAHIRLEALAFMVHFVGDIHQPLHSGDKSDRGGNDRDTAYGIIPYMNLHWIWDGPLAERAISSTQRPIARRYSMDELAELGASRDDWGTAADWGRESWQAARDFVYPNAFDTDPCASDLPNETALTQEDIVAAIPLVQRRIRQAGLRMAAMLDQAFEPGALPEPERRR; from the coding sequence GTGGGTACTCGAACAATACGAAACGAACGCTTCGGCAAAATAGGCAGCTTTTGTGCTGCGTTAGCGCTAGTCTTTTCGAGCCTGATCCCGTCACAAGCACTTGCATGGGGCGGGTACGGGCACCGGACCACCGGCGAAATTGCGCTCGCCAATGTGAAGCCGGAAACACGCCGCGCGATTGCCCAATTGCTTGAATATGAAAAGCAATTGGGCACGCCCGAATGCCGGTTGGCGACCCTCGCCGATGCGACGGTTTGGCCAGATTGCGTGAGGCGGACGCGTTGGCGTTGGGGCTACACCGCAGCATGGCATTATCGCACAACGCCCATTTGCGAGGCCTATGAGCCGTGGAAAAACTGCAGCGGCGGCAATTGTGTGACCGCGCAGATCGAGCGCAGCCAGCGCTTGCTGGCGGATGAGAGTCTCCCGGCACATATCCGTTTGGAAGCGCTGGCCTTTATGGTGCATTTCGTAGGCGATATTCACCAGCCGCTGCACTCGGGCGATAAGAGCGACCGCGGCGGGAATGACCGCGATACTGCTTACGGCATCATCCCCTATATGAACCTGCATTGGATATGGGACGGCCCGCTGGCAGAGCGCGCGATAAGCTCAACCCAGCGCCCGATCGCACGCCGCTATAGCATGGACGAATTGGCTGAACTGGGCGCATCGCGCGATGATTGGGGCACAGCTGCCGATTGGGGCCGCGAGAGCTGGCAGGCGGCGCGTGATTTTGTCTATCCCAACGCGTTCGACACGGATCCGTGTGCGAGCGATTTGCCCAATGAAACCGCACTGACACAGGAAGATATCGTTGCGGCTATTCCGCTCGTGCAGCGACGTATCCGGCAAGCGGGCCTGCGCATGGCGGCGATGCTGGATCAGGCCTTTGAGCCGGGCGCGCTGCCCGAGCCGGAGCGGCGCAGATGA
- the dapE gene encoding succinyl-diaminopimelate desuccinylase, which yields MTAKQMTDAISLAEKLIAAPSVTPATGLVFDVMEAMLEPLGFEVHRFVKGEAPDGPVENLFAIRRGPDGSKHFAFAGHLDVVPPGEGWTSAPFAPERRGDLLYGRGAVDMKGSIASMVAAVAEVPAEAGTVSFIITGDEEGPAVYGTRALIDFMQERGETPDLCLVGEPTSVNQLGDMMKIGRRGSVNIWLEVEGTQGHVAYPHLADNPLPKLVAILAELDALVLDEGTNWFQPSNLEITDLEVGNPAHNVIPAVAKARISIRFNDTHSGASLSETVSAIAEKHGGVAKPVISGEPFLTPPGEFSQIIADAVKAETGIDPEPSTTGGTSDARFLRAVCPVIEFGLCNATMHKRDEAVAMADLETLAKIYARIAKAVLG from the coding sequence ATGACCGCCAAACAGATGACTGACGCCATATCTCTCGCCGAAAAGCTGATCGCCGCGCCCAGCGTAACCCCGGCAACGGGGCTGGTATTCGATGTGATGGAGGCGATGCTGGAGCCGCTGGGCTTCGAAGTGCACCGCTTTGTGAAGGGCGAAGCGCCAGATGGTCCGGTGGAAAACCTGTTCGCGATCCGGCGCGGGCCGGACGGGTCGAAGCACTTCGCCTTTGCCGGGCATCTGGATGTCGTGCCTCCGGGCGAAGGCTGGACCAGCGCACCCTTCGCGCCTGAGCGGAGAGGCGATCTGCTCTATGGTCGCGGCGCGGTGGATATGAAGGGCTCGATAGCCTCTATGGTCGCGGCTGTGGCCGAGGTGCCTGCTGAGGCCGGAACAGTGAGCTTTATCATCACTGGCGATGAGGAAGGACCGGCTGTCTACGGCACCCGCGCGCTGATCGACTTTATGCAGGAACGCGGTGAAACGCCCGATTTGTGTCTTGTCGGTGAGCCGACATCCGTAAACCAGCTCGGCGATATGATGAAGATCGGGCGGCGCGGATCGGTCAATATCTGGCTCGAGGTCGAAGGCACGCAGGGCCACGTTGCCTACCCGCATCTGGCCGACAATCCGCTGCCCAAGCTGGTCGCGATCCTGGCGGAACTGGATGCGCTGGTGCTCGATGAGGGGACCAACTGGTTCCAACCGTCCAACCTCGAAATCACCGATCTCGAAGTCGGCAATCCGGCGCATAATGTGATCCCGGCAGTAGCCAAGGCGCGCATCTCGATCCGCTTCAACGACACGCATAGCGGTGCGTCATTGTCGGAAACTGTCAGCGCAATAGCCGAGAAGCACGGCGGCGTGGCCAAGCCGGTTATCTCGGGCGAACCCTTCCTGACTCCCCCGGGCGAGTTCAGCCAAATCATCGCTGATGCAGTGAAGGCCGAGACCGGCATTGATCCAGAGCCATCGACCACTGGCGGCACATCCGACGCCCGCTTCCTGCGCGCAGTCTGCCCGGTGATCGAATTCGGACTGTGCAACGCGACCATGCATAAGCGCGACGAAGCGGTGGCAATGGCCGACCTGGAAACGCTCGCGAAAATCTACGCGCGGATCGCGAAGGCTGTGCTGGGGTAA
- the nth gene encoding endonuclease III, whose translation MTKDQIFEFFRRLAEDNPEPETELEYGNAYQLVVAVALSAQATDVGVNKATRRLFAEVKTPEQMVALGEEGLKEHIKTIGLFNSKAKNVILLSQRLIDHYGSEVPDDRDELVTLPGVGRKTANVVLNCWFKQETFAVDTHILRMGNRTGLAKGKTPEAVEAKLDKRVPQPFRLHAHHWLILHGRYVCKARTPECWRCGLTDLCSFRKKVLEKPKGR comes from the coding sequence GTGACCAAAGACCAGATCTTTGAATTTTTCCGCCGCTTGGCCGAAGACAATCCCGAGCCGGAGACCGAACTGGAATATGGCAATGCCTATCAGCTTGTCGTGGCGGTGGCGCTGTCGGCGCAGGCGACTGACGTTGGCGTCAACAAGGCCACGCGGAGGTTGTTTGCGGAAGTCAAAACGCCCGAGCAGATGGTCGCGCTCGGCGAAGAGGGGCTGAAAGAGCACATCAAAACGATTGGGCTGTTCAATTCGAAGGCGAAGAACGTCATTCTGCTCTCCCAGCGGCTGATCGATCATTATGGCAGCGAAGTGCCCGATGATCGTGACGAGCTGGTCACACTGCCCGGTGTCGGGCGCAAGACCGCCAATGTCGTGCTCAATTGCTGGTTCAAGCAGGAGACGTTCGCGGTCGATACGCATATTCTGCGAATGGGCAACCGCACCGGTCTGGCCAAAGGCAAAACACCCGAGGCGGTCGAGGCAAAGCTCGATAAACGCGTTCCGCAGCCCTTCCGCCTGCACGCACATCACTGGCTAATCCTGCACGGCCGCTATGTCTGCAAGGCGCGCACGCCCGAATGCTGGCGCTGCGGGCTGACCGATCTATGCAGCTTCCGGAAGAAGGTGCTCGAGAAGCCGAAGGGGCGGTGA